The following are encoded in a window of Eschrichtius robustus isolate mEscRob2 chromosome 1, mEscRob2.pri, whole genome shotgun sequence genomic DNA:
- the MORF4L1 gene encoding mortality factor 4-like protein 1 isoform X2, which translates to MAPKQDPKPKFQEGERVLCFHGPLLYEAKCVKVAIKDKQVKYFIHYSGWNKNWDEWVPESRVLKYVDTNLQKQRELQKANQEQYAEGKMRGAAPGKKTSGLQQKNVEVKTKKNKQKTPGNGDGGSTSETPQPPRKKRARVDPTVENEETFMNRVEVKVKIPEELKPWLVDDWDLITRQKQLFYLPAKKNVDSILEDYANYKKSRGNTDNKEYAVNEVVAGIKEYFNVMLGTQLLYKFERPQYAEILADHPDAPMSQVYGAPHLLRLFVRIGAMLAYTPLDEKSLALLLNYLHDFLKYLAKNSATLFSASDYEVAPPEYHRKAV; encoded by the exons ATGGCGCCGAAGCAGGACCCGAAGCCTAAATTCCAGGAGG GTGAGAGAGTGCTGTGCTTCCATGGGCCTCTTCTTTATGAAGCAAAG tgtGTAAAGGTTGCCATAAAGGATAAACAAGTGAAATACTTTATACATTACAGTGGTTGGAATAAAAA ttggGATGAATGGGTTCCAGAAAGCAGAGTACTCAAATACGTGGACACCAATTTGCAGAAACAACGAGAACTTCAAAAAGCCAATCA gGAGCAGTATGCAGAGGGGAAGATGAGAGGGGCTGCCCCTGGAAAGAAGACTTCTGGTCTGCAACAGAAAAATGTTGAAGT gaaaacaaaaaagaacaaacagaaaa CACCTGGAAATGGAGATGGTGGCAGTACGAGTGAGACACCTCAGCCTCCTCGCAAGAAAAGGGCCCGCGTAGATCCTACTGTTGAAAAT gAGGAAACGTTCATGAACAGAGTTGAAGTTAAAGTAAAGATTCCTGAAGAACTAAAACCATGGCTTGTTGATGACTGGGACTTAATTACCCGGCAAAAACAG ctCTTTTATCTTCCTGCCAAGAAGAATGTGGATTCCATTCTAGAGGATTATGCAAATTACAAGAAATCTCGAGGAAACACAGATAATAA gGAGTATGCTGTTAATGAAGTTGTGGCAGGGATCAAGGAATACTTCAATGTAATGTTGGGCACTCAGCTGCTCTACAAATTTGAGAGACCACAGTATGCTGAAATCCTCGCAGATCACCCGGATGCGCCCATGTCCCAGGTGTATGGAGCGCCACATCTACTCAGATTATTTG TACGTATTGGAGCAATGTTGGCCTATACACCTCTGGATGAGAAGAGCCTTGCTTTATTACTGAATTATCTTCATGATTTCCTAAA ataCCTGGCAAAGAACTCTGCAACTTTGTTTAGTGCCAGCGATTATGAAGTGGCTCCTCCTGAGTACCATCGGAAAGCTGTGTGA
- the MORF4L1 gene encoding mortality factor 4-like protein 1 isoform X1: MAPKQDPKPKFQEGERVLCFHGPLLYEAKCVKVAIKDKQVKYFIHYSGWNKKSAVRPRRSEKTLKTREDIVALFPVPEGAPSVHHPLLTSSWDEWVPESRVLKYVDTNLQKQRELQKANQEQYAEGKMRGAAPGKKTSGLQQKNVEVKTKKNKQKTPGNGDGGSTSETPQPPRKKRARVDPTVENEETFMNRVEVKVKIPEELKPWLVDDWDLITRQKQLFYLPAKKNVDSILEDYANYKKSRGNTDNKEYAVNEVVAGIKEYFNVMLGTQLLYKFERPQYAEILADHPDAPMSQVYGAPHLLRLFVRIGAMLAYTPLDEKSLALLLNYLHDFLKYLAKNSATLFSASDYEVAPPEYHRKAV, from the exons ATGGCGCCGAAGCAGGACCCGAAGCCTAAATTCCAGGAGG GTGAGAGAGTGCTGTGCTTCCATGGGCCTCTTCTTTATGAAGCAAAG tgtGTAAAGGTTGCCATAAAGGATAAACAAGTGAAATACTTTATACATTACAGTGGTTGGAATAAAAA AAGTGCTGTGAGGCCCAGGCGCTCTGAAAAAACTTTGAAGACACGTGAGGATATTGTAGCACTTTTTCCTGTTCCTGAAGGAGCTCCCTCAGTACACCACCCCCTCCTGACCTCTAG ttggGATGAATGGGTTCCAGAAAGCAGAGTACTCAAATACGTGGACACCAATTTGCAGAAACAACGAGAACTTCAAAAAGCCAATCA gGAGCAGTATGCAGAGGGGAAGATGAGAGGGGCTGCCCCTGGAAAGAAGACTTCTGGTCTGCAACAGAAAAATGTTGAAGT gaaaacaaaaaagaacaaacagaaaa CACCTGGAAATGGAGATGGTGGCAGTACGAGTGAGACACCTCAGCCTCCTCGCAAGAAAAGGGCCCGCGTAGATCCTACTGTTGAAAAT gAGGAAACGTTCATGAACAGAGTTGAAGTTAAAGTAAAGATTCCTGAAGAACTAAAACCATGGCTTGTTGATGACTGGGACTTAATTACCCGGCAAAAACAG ctCTTTTATCTTCCTGCCAAGAAGAATGTGGATTCCATTCTAGAGGATTATGCAAATTACAAGAAATCTCGAGGAAACACAGATAATAA gGAGTATGCTGTTAATGAAGTTGTGGCAGGGATCAAGGAATACTTCAATGTAATGTTGGGCACTCAGCTGCTCTACAAATTTGAGAGACCACAGTATGCTGAAATCCTCGCAGATCACCCGGATGCGCCCATGTCCCAGGTGTATGGAGCGCCACATCTACTCAGATTATTTG TACGTATTGGAGCAATGTTGGCCTATACACCTCTGGATGAGAAGAGCCTTGCTTTATTACTGAATTATCTTCATGATTTCCTAAA ataCCTGGCAAAGAACTCTGCAACTTTGTTTAGTGCCAGCGATTATGAAGTGGCTCCTCCTGAGTACCATCGGAAAGCTGTGTGA